CAAACCTAGAAAGAAACCAACGTTCTCTCATAACGATACCAATACCCCGATCGCAAATCAGCCCTCGGGACAAACGCGGGGTGGAGCAGCCCGGTAGCTCGTCAGGCTCATAACCTGAAGGCCGCAGGTTCAAATCCTGCCCCCGCAACCATAATTAATAAGCTAGATCAATGCCTTGCGCCCCGCCTCATCGCGGGGCTTTTTGCGTTCTCCGCGGCGGGTCAACAAACGGGCGGAAACGGCGTGCAAGATCAGTGGGATAGTAGGCGGAGCGGATCAGGACCGCGCGAAAACCGCAGAAGAACGCCCTCGGCAGGAAAGGCGGCCGCCTCAGGCCCCTCAGCCTCGTCCTCGATCATGTCCTCTATGACTGATTGGCCCGGCTAGTGTCAGCTAGCGCAACAGAAAAAATCGCGTAAGTCGAGCGCAGTAGACTAATCTTGCTCCGACAGCGCGCCTGTGTTGAAGTCGCGCACGCAAAGATTGATTCCAGTGGGTAATGAATGAACGACCTCGAAGAGCTTCAGGGCCTCCGGCCCAACTCCGCGAAGGAGCTTGCGGAAAAGATTCTCGGTTGGGCTAAGCACAGGAATTTATTCGACAAAGTCCCTCTTGAGGATGGAATCGAAGAAGAAGATGCCAACTTTCAGGTCGGGCCGAACCAGTTCCACGCACAAGCAACCGAGGAAGTCCTGCGCAAGCGGTCTATCAACCTTGTCGGTTTTTCCGAGGGTGAAAAGAAGGTTGTAGTATTTACCCACAATAAGATTTCGAAGGGCGACGAAAAGGTCCTGCCCTTTGCTTTTGGTGACTACAAGGTCGTCTACATCCAAGGAGGTATAGCCCACGTCAAGGGTAGCCCGCCACCGCCGCAGCAGCCACAGCCGTTCACACATAGGAATGGTAGATATGCTTGTGGTTCATCGATCTTTCCGGCCCACTGCATCGGCGCAGGCACGTTAGGACTGATCGTTCGAGACGCGGCTGGGCGGCTGTTTGGGATGACCAACAATCATGTCGCGGGAGCATGCAATCACGCAATGCCTGGCCTTCCTATTCTTGCGCCGGGCCCTGTCGATGCCACCCATGATGCCTGCGACCCGTTCACGATCGGACGCCACAGTAGGCTGCTGCCGATCAACGATGGTATCCCCGAAAACATCAACATCGACGATAACTGCGACGTTAGCCTGTTCGAGTTGTCCGACCCTGCCAGAGTGAGCTCGTTCCAGGGCAACGCCTATGACACTCCGGCCATCTCCGGCATGCCGGTTCCCGGTACTCGAGTACGGAAGTATGGCCGAACAACAGGCCTGACCTCGGGCATGATCGTTGCTCAGGCCGCAAGTGCCATTCCCGTTTCGTATAACGTGAACGAGTACGGTGTTAGGAAAAATGTGTGGTTTAACAATATCTTTGTGGTAGCCGGAGACAATGGTCTACCGTTTTCGCGCCCCGGTGACTCAGGGTCACTTGTCGTATCCGACGATGGTGCTGGAAATCTTGTCGCGGTTGGGCTAGTCTTCGCAGGGAACGAACAGCGAAACCAATCGTTCATTCTTCCGCTGCCAGATGTACTGCAGAAACTTGCTGTGGATATAGTGACGGGCCACCATGCATGAGACCAGCAGCACACTGCTTGGCGCAGCCAAGGCGTTAGCTAAGGACCTTGCTCTTCCTCCGAGCAAGGTCACTGTGTTTGCTTGGAGCGATACGGCCGGAGAGCGTATTGTCATCGCAGCCGATCCGTGCTGGTTGAAGAACAGGCACAAACTACCAGCGTCGTTTCGCGGGTATCGTGTTGAAGTTCAACAGGAACTTGGGGCGGAAGTGTCCTTACCCAAAACCTGACTGAACGCGTTCACTTGACGCTTCCTTCTGGCAGCCAAGCGATCTTTTGCAGCCTTGCGTCACCGCGAAGCCTTCTCGCTATCCCTCACCACATACCCTGCCACCAAGTTCACCGCCCCCTGAACCAGCGCGAGGCCGCCCGCCACAAGGGACGCCCCCACTTCGCCCCCGCAGGCGTCCGACAGCCCCGGCAGCCAAGGCGCGATGATCGCGGCAACGATCGGGCCCAGAAGGCTGGTCCAGCCGACGGCGGCAATCTTGCGGGTGGGGCGAAGGCTGGGCTGATTGATCAGGTTCATGATGGTCTCTCCTTTGGCGGTTTTCAGGCCCGGTTGATCCAGTTGCGCACGACGAAGCCCGGGCAGGCTTTGGCGGCGTGGTCGTTGTGACCGGTGATGCGGGTGATGGCGGTCTCGGCGCGGATGGCGTCGATCAAGCCGCGCAGGGCGCGATCCTGGGCGGCGGTGAAGTTCCGCTCGAAGGGATCGGTAGCGGCCGAACCCGCGCCGCCGATCAGGCAGATGTGGATGACACCCCGATTGTGCCCTTCGACCCCGGCGCCGATTTCAGTCTCGGCCCGGCCGGGCAGTATCGCACCATCGCGATCGATCAGATGGTGGTAACCGATCTTGCGCCAACCGCGCTCTTCGCGGTGCCAGCGGTCGATTTCCTTGCGCTTGGCCGTGAGTGGCTGGCCGCGCATCCAGTCGGGGTGGGTGGCGGCGCAGTGGATGACGATCTCGTCCACGGGGTAGCGGGCGCTGCCCTGGAAGATCATCGGCCCCGGTGCAGCCGTGGCCACGGGAGGCTTCAGGTTGCGGATCGCGCCGCCCTCGGCCGAAACCGCCTTCAGCGCGGCATCGGTGCGCGGGCCGAAGAGGCCGTCGATCGCGCCGGTGTAATAGCCGAGGCGCGCCAGCGCCATTTGCAGCGCCTTCAGCGCATCGATCTGGTCGTTCATGGGTTTGGTCCTTTCGGGCAAAGAAAAACCCCGCCGGAACGGCGGCGCGGGGCGGTCTTGGCGGGGTTCAACCGGCAGTGGATGGGTCAGGCGGGGGGCTCTGCGCCTCCCGGGCAGCGGCCAGTTCGGCGGCGAGAAGGGCACAGCGCTCGGAGAGGATCACGATCTGCTGGCGCAGTTCGGCGACATATGCAGCGGATGCAGTGGGGGACATGGGGGCTCCTTTCGGGGTCAGAAATCGGTCTCGAGGTAAAGGCCTGTGCATTCGAAGGCGACAGCCGCGGCGGTGGCGCCGTTGTTCAGGAAGAGGCGAGGGGCGAGGAAGGTCGCAGCCTGGGGAAGGTCGGTCGTCACTTCCTGTTCGAAGACCGCGCCGGTCAGCTCATTCACTGCGCGCAGCCAGATGGAAGTGCCCGCAGCAGGGCACCAAATCGTCAGGGTGATCAGCCCCGCCGTCGCGACTGGAAACCCGGCCCCGAGATCCACGAGGGTCGGCGCGCCGGTTGCGTCATTGCTGACCAGCTGCCAGTTCGTATGCGTGCCGCGCTGGAAACCGATCCCGATCGCTTCCACAAGCGCGGAGAGGGCCGTTGTGACCGCCAAGGCCGCGACCGAGGCCAGCACGCCGAAAAAGCCCATTCCGGTGGCCTGCAAGGTTGTCAGGCTGATCCGCGCGACAAGAGTGAACCCACCGAGGCCCGCGGCATTCCCGCGCCAGCAGGCGGTGACGGCTGAGCGCTGATCGCAGACGGAATCCACCACCGCGGCCGAGGTCACGCGCCAGCGCCGGGAACTGGACAGAAGCGTGCCAGCCGCCAGGGCGGGGTGGCTGATGGTGCCCACGCTGGTCAAGGCAATGCCCTGAGCGGCGATCGTCGTGGCCGAGACGGGTGCCCAGGCCCCGATCCGGTTCAGACCCATGTGTGGTTGGAGGGGGAAGTCGCGCCCCGAAGGCCGGACGACTTCCAGCCAAGGGGCGCCCGCGCGTTGGCGGCCGTAGAGTGCGAGCTTGCCCGCCGGGGGCGAAGCGGGCATCGCCGAAAGACCGGGGATCACGATCGGCGCCGGGAACTCCGCCCGGCCGGTTGCCCGATCAATTACGAAGGCATCGAAAAAGGCGGAGCCGTTGGGCGAGACCTTCAGCGTCACGTCGTCCGAACCCAGAAGCCCGAACAGCGCTCGCGCTGAAAACCCCGTCTTCAGGGCAAGGGTGGCGTCATTCGCGGCGGCGGCCTTGTTGATCGTGGCCTCATGCGACCCGCCCGCATTGTTCAGAAGGGTCGCCGCGGCGTTGACGCTGAGCCGGTTCGAAGCATCGGGCGAGGCGCCACCGAGGCCCAAGCCCAGCGCACTGATATTTGCCGCGGCCGCGCTGATCGCCGTGACGCTGGCCGCAAAGGTCACGGTCGGTGAGTTGATGATCGTGCTGCCCAGCGCCCCGGCGGTGGTTGACCCGAGGTTGACCACCGTCGTCGATCCGGCCGCGCCGCCGGTGCCGAGGTTCACGGTCTTGGTGACGCCCGTGGTCGTGCCCCCGGTGCCGAGCCCATAGGTGGCGGTGGTTGTGGCGGTGCCGATCGTGACCGCGGCGTTCGAAAATGTCGTCGCTCCAGTGAAGGTCTGGGCGGCGTTGCCGAGATGGGCAAGGGTCGCCGACAGGTTCGGCAGGGTGAAGGTGCGAGTCGTGCCCGTCAACAGGCCTGAAAGATCGAAGGCCGCGAGCCGCGTCGGATCGGCATCGTCAGCGAGGCGAAACAGGTTGTCCGGAAAGGGCAGCGCTGCCTGCCGGACCCAAGCGCCGCCAAGAAAGTTCAGAGCGGCATCGGTCGCGCGATCCCAGACCGACCAGCCCTCGGCCGGGGGATAGAAGGCCCAGGCGCCATCCTGCCAAGCGGCAATCGCGAAGGCTTGGCCCGCCCAAGCGCCAGTCGGTGCAGCGCCTACGATATAGCGGGCGCCATCGACCGGCGATCCGGGCGGTGCGTTCAGCCCGGTGCTTTCCACGGCGGGTTGCACAAGGGCATCCAGGGCGCGGAGGGCCTCGTTGACGGTGATGTGCTTCTGCGCCTGGTTCGCCTCAAGATAGGTAAGGCGGATGTTCGGGGTGTCGGCCATAGGGGCCTCCGGATCAAAGGGTGACGTCGAGAATGGCGCCCCGGCCCAGCGCGCCGGTCTGTGCGATGCGAAGCGCGAGAGGGCCGGTGACCGGGGCACCGAAATCGGCGGCTTGCATGGCGGCGGTGTAGGTGAAGGCGGGGGTGGCAAGACCCGAGGCGGTTCGAACGACAACCGCTCCATTCAGGATGTCGATCGCGTAACCCTCGGCCGCCTCGCCAAGTGGCACCTCTGTCAGTGCCCAGTTGTCGCCAGCGAAGGCGCGGGTGCGTCGGGTCCAGCTGAGGGCGATATCGCCGCCGGGCAGATTGACCCGCCGGGCGTGACAAGGCCGCCAGGGGCGCAGGCCACGGGCCGAGGGGGCAAAGGTGACGGCCAAGTTTGCCGGATCGCTTGCGGGTTTGCTCGAAGCGCCGACCCGCCAGTTCCAGGGCGCGCCATAGTCTGCACTGCCGATCGGCAGGGGTTTGACCCCACCGTCCAGCACGACGACACGTGCCCCGGCGGGGGCGGGGTTGGCGATGGCGTCCTCGGTGCCAAGGAGCCCACGAAGAAGCCGGGTCAGGCGCCAGCGCCCGGGGGATTGCAGGCTGGCGGTGGCGAAGCCGACGATCTCCCACAGATCGGGGGCCGTCTCGATCGCGAGCCAGTTCGTGCCGGAAAACACGGCCGTATCGCTGACGCTGGCGAACTGGCCCGCGATCATGTCGACCCAAAGCTCGTTGCCGCGGTCAAAGCGGTTGGTCGGTCCTGCATAGAACGGGAAGGCCAGGGTGCCGAACCAGCCCGGCCGCGAAATCGTCGTCAGGACCGCAAAGCCATCGGTCGTGGCCGATCGCCAGACTGCCGCCGTGCCATACCACGGGGCGGCGTGGGCGGCGGCATAGGGTTGCCAGTCGGGGAAATCCTCCGACAACTGCGGCAGGTTCATCAGCGCGACGAGGGGCGGCCCGTAGACAGCCTTCGCGCCCGAAGTTGCGCCCCGATCCGAACCGGGGGCCAGATCGTAAAGCGCGCGATCTGACCGGCGCGCCTCCACCCGCCGCCCGGTGCCGTCGGTGATCGCGGTGAGGGCAAATTCGATCAGGCGATTGTCGTGATCAAGAAGGATCACATCGGCCGGGTCCAGCGCCAGGCGCGACGGTGGCAGGGTGAAACTCGCCTTCTCGCGGCCGACCCAAGCCTCGAAGAGGGCCCGGCGCACCCCGCGTTCGGCGGCGCCGCTGGTCGAGGCGATCGGCAGCTGCTCTGCCGAGATGCGAGCGGTGTCGACAGTGATCCGGCGGGCTTCGACCGTGATCCCAGCGAATTCCTCATCCCGCGCCATCAGCCGCCATTTGAGGGCGAGAGGAAGTTCGGTCTCCTGCGCGCGGGTCAGTTCCAGATCCTCGCCCTCGCGACTGGCCGCCACCAGCGTGTCGAGGGTGATGGTGGCGACGGGCCGCTGCCCCCGCATCCGAAAGCGGATTTTGCCCTCGGCCTCGAAGGCGTCAAAACCGAAGAGGCGGGCGAGGGTCTCGATGGAGGCGCGGGGGCTTTCGATCGCGTTGACCGCAAAGCCCGGCACCGACCCGGAGAGGTCGGTGACATCGAGGTCAGATTGGGCCAGCCCAGCGCGAGCGCAAAGCTCGGCTACGAGTTCGGCGAGGCCCGTGGCTCCGGCTCGGCCGGTGAGCCAATGCCCCAGCCGCCAGTTCTCCGCATCCGACCAGACATCGCTGCGGGCGGGGAAGGCCGGGAAGGGCCGTGCGTCCCACGTCCAAAGCGCGATCTCGGCCGTCTCGATCATCCGGCCGGAATAGAGGCTGGCAGAGGGGTTGTTGGCCGGGTTGGCCCAATAGCCGACCAGAGCCTCGGCATAGCGGCGCTGGATGAACTCGTCGGGCCAGCCCCGGGAAAAATGCGGCAGCAGGGATTCTGAGGACTTTGGGTCGACGAAGACGTTCGGCTGGTTGGTGCCACGATCGACGCAAGGCGCGCCTGCTTCGGTGAACCTGATCGGTTTCGATCCGGGCACCCAAGCCGTCGGCCCGCCGCTTTCAACGCCGCCCGGGCGATTGAAATGCTGCTGGCCCCACCAGTTGCGCAGGTCCTTGGGGCGGAAGACCCAAGGCTTTCCGGCCCCATCGGTGATCGGGGTGCGGATTTGCGCCAGGCGATCGGCCGAGGAGGCATAGAACCAGTCGAAGCCCTCGCCGCCCTCGATATTGGCTTGCAGATAGGCGGTCTGCCGTGGCCCCTGCCATCCAGCCAGAGCGTCGAGGTGATCATCGCCATCGCGCCAGTCGGAGAGCGGCAGGTAGTTGTCGATGGCCACGAAATCCACATTCGCGGATGCCCAGAGCGGATCGAGGTGGAAGAATACGTCGGTTGAACCGTCGGCAGGCTGATGGCCGAAGTATTCCGACCAGTCGGCGGCATAGCTGACCTTGGTGGAGGGCCCGAGGATGGCGCTGACATCGGCCGCGAGTTGCACGAAGGCGGTGACGGCGGGATAGGTCGCAGCCCCCGAACGGATTTGGCTGAGGCCGCGCATCTCGGTGCCGATCAGGAAGGCATCGACGCCTCCGGCCGCGGCGCAGAGGTGGGCATAGTGCAGGATCATCCGGCGCAGGCCCCAATCACTGCCGCTGCCGGTGAAACTGACCGTCGTGCCCGAGACTGCAAACTGCCCCGGGGTGGCCGATCCGAAAAACGCCGCAACTTGTGTCCCTGCCGCCGCCGTTTTGTCGACCGTGCCCGCGAAGCCTGCCGCAGGGGCGCAGGTGATCCGTCCGCGCCAGGGATAGACCGGCTGACCGGGCGCGCTGCCGTTTGGCGAGTACGGGTTCGGCAGCGTGTTGGCGGCGGGGATATCCATCAGGATGAAGGGGTAAAAGGTGACACGCTTGCCGCGGGCCTTCAGCTCCTGAATGGCCTGCACGACGGCGGCATCGGTCGGCGTGCCGCCATAGGCCGGGCCCCCTTCGACGGTGGAGACCACATGGGCACCGGCGCGCGTTACGCCGTTCACCTGCCAGGTCATTGGGGTGGTGGTCTTCGTGACGGATTCGACGCCTGGCTTGATCTGACAATTGCCCGCCCGCAGATCGGTGCCGAACCAGGACACGACCAGCGACACCGCCTCACACTCCGGCAGGGCGGCATCCAGTCGGTTCAGCGAGGCCACCAGATCGGGCAGGCCCTCGACGCTGTTCTCGTTCTCTGGCACCGCCGTGCCATTGCCGCCGCCGCTGTTCCAAAGCCCCGGCGCGGCCGTGGTGCGGGTGACGGTCTCAGTGGCATAGACGAACTCGCCCGCGGACGGGATCAGGTTCACGGCGCGCACGAGGCGTTCCATCGCGCCGGGATCGGGCGAGGGCCGGATCACCTCGAAGGACAGTTGGGGCAGGCGATTGCCGAAGGTCTCAAGGGCCAGATCCTCGAACATGACATAGGCCACGCCCCGATAGGCCGGGGCCTGCCCAGCGCCCTCCTTCGCCTCAATGAAGGGATCGGGCATTTGGGCCTCGGAGCCAAGATGCACCCGGATCACCGCGCCGGGCACATCAAACGGTTTGCCATCGGCCCAGATACGGCAGACGCCGCCGATCGGGCCTTCGCAAAGCGCCACGGCGAAGGAAGCGTAGTAGCGAGAGCCTTCGGTGACGACCTTGGGCCCGCCGCCCTTGCCGCCGCCTTGGGTCTGGCGGAACTGTTCTTCGCGGAAGTCGGTCGCCCAGATGATGTTCCCGCCAAGCCGCATCGTGCCGTAAAGGCGCGGGATCACCGCCCCTTCAGTCGCGGACGTCAGGCGCAGGTCATCAAGCTTCGCGCCTTCGATGCGCTGATCGGGGGCGAGCGAGCCGATGATCAGGCTGTCGATGACGGAGCCTGCAAATGACCCGATCGCGCCGCCGATGGTGGCGGCGCTGAAGCCGAGAAACGCACCACCGAAAGCGCTGCCGATTGCGGAACCGGCGGCGGCGAGGAGCATGGTTGCCATGGGGATCAGCCTGGAAATATGAAGGCCGCCACGGCGCGACGGCGCCAGGGCAAGGTGAAGGGTTCGCGCGTGACGCCGGTGGTCTCGCGGGCATGGATTAGGGTCAGCTGGCTGGCAGGGCCGGGCACGAGGATGCCGCAGTGTTTGGCCGGGCCGTTTGCCACCATGCGGAAGAGGAGCAGCGCGCCGGGTTCGGCCGCACCCACCGGGATCTCGATCAGGAAGGCGCGGGCGGCCTCCCACATCACTTCGCGGCCGCTGCTCTCGCCCCAATCGCGGGTATAGGGCGGTGGAGCGATCGGTTCGGCCCCGCGCAGGTCGCGCCAGATGCCGCGGGCGAGGCCAAGGCAATCGGTGCCAAGGCCGCGTGCAGAAGCCTGATGGAGGTAAGGCGTACCGAGCCAGCTTGTCGCAATCGCCACCACCCGGGCGGGATCGGCCGGGGCGCGGGTCTCAGCCATCGGCGAGGGGGCGCAGCGGTGCGCCGGAGTTGGCGTCGGTTTCGTTGGGGTAGCGGGTGACCAGATCGTCGCCGGGGATGGAGGGAAAGCCGCGAAAGTTCAGCGCATTGCCGAACCGGTCGCGGCAGGTGGCGTGGCGCTTGTCGCAGCCCGCGGTGATCGCAAAGGCGTCGCCCGGCGCGATCGGGCGCACCGGCGCTTCCATCAGCGTGATCGTGGCGGTGCCGCTGGCCAGCGTGTGGCTGGCCACTTCCGTCCGCCGCCCGGCATTGGCGCCTGAGGTCCATTCCACCACCCCGAAGTCGAACCAGCCCGAGGCAAAGGCCCCGAGGCCGGTTGCCACGGTAAGCCGCCGGTCGCCGATCGTGGCCGTGACCGACCCCGTGCCCCGATATAGCGGCCCCGTCAGGTTCACCCCGCAGCGGGCATCGCCCAGCGTCGCGTCGCAGAAGTACTGAAACGTCCGCCCCACCGGTTGGTTCAGCAAATGCGCCAGCGCCCGCACTTCCGCCGTGAAGGCATAACGCCCCCGCCTGATCTCGCCGATGCTGCCGCGTCGCATCAGGACGCGCTGGCTGACCGCTTGCCAGTTCACCAGCCAAACCTCGACCGCGGCATTGTCCCAAAGGCCGTCCGCGATATCGGTCTCGGTGATCCGGTCGGAGCGCAGCGCGCCCTGGACGTCTTGGGCGTCAACCGACAGATCACCGAGGCTTCTGATCTCGCTCGCCGCGAAACCAGTCTCGGGTTCGAAATTGGTGCCTGCAAAGGCCAGCACACGGTCATGATCGGTAAACCCGAAGACGGCACCATCGCGCCTTTGAAGGCGCCAGCACCACGCAAGAGTGGTGGTGCCTTCATCCAGATGCGCTTGGAAGCCCGCGGGCAGGGTCTTCATGGGGTGCGGTCCTGTTGTTCGAGGCGTCCTACGGCGGCGCCAATGCGGGCGATGTTCTCGTCGAGGCGGATCATCCGCTCTTCGATCACGGCGATCGCGCGAAGCGCTTCGGTCACGTCGCGGATTTGCTCGGGACGGATCATTGCCAGATCGTCCAATTGTCGTTCGAGCATCGCGACGCGCGTGTTGATGATCCCGGCCCACCAGATCGCCGCCCCGCCTTGGGCGGAAAGGGCCAGCGCGAGACTGACGTAGGCGACATAGCCCATCGTGTTGCGGTCCTTGGGTGGGGTCATCGGCGCACCTCGATCAGGGGAATGGAGGGGATGGAGCCGGTACGTTCGATGTCGAGCGTGACCGGCAGCTCGTCAGTGTCGAAGCGCACCGGCACGTCGAATTCGAACCCGGCCCGGATCACGGCGCCGGTGGTGGGAGGAACAGTGAAGGCGACGATCCCGGTCGTCGAGTTGACCGACCAGCCGGACCCTTGCGCCACCCCGTTCAGCGAAACGGTGACGGTGCCAGCCACGGGTTTGATGATCGCCCGCGCCCAGGATTGCGCGCCGGAGGTATAGGTCTTCACCAGCTGAAACGCCGTCGCGCTGCCATTCCCGGTTCCGACGATTTGGTCAGTGGAGGAAGGCGCCGCCGAAGGCAGGCAGGATTTGTAGTCCGACCAGTCCTTGAACCGAAACGCGTGCAGGCGGCCGTTGCGAGCCTCAAAGAAGGCGACGACCGCGGCCAGATCGTCAGCCCGGCGCACGCCATAGGAGACGTCATAACGCCGCCGCGAGTTGGCCCAGGAGGCATTGCGTTCCTCGTCGCCCGAGGCCAGTTCGACGATCCGGGTGCGCCGTTCGGGCCCGCCCTTGGCGCCCCGGCTGATGCTGTCCGGAAACCTGATCTCATGAAACGCCATTCAGCTGCTCCTTCGGCCATAGGCGACGGCCCGGGCGATGTCGGAGGCGACTTGCGCGCGGGAGGCGCGGAAGCTTTCGGCATCGCGTGCATAGATGTTGACAGTGGTGCCCGCGCCCCTCTCCCAGGCGCGGGTCTCGGCACGGTTCAGAACGCGTTCGCCGCGCAGAAGGACGGCGGCGTATTCGTCGGAGCCGAGGCCCATCCCTCCGCCATTGTGGAACCGCGGGGCGGCGGCGAGGGCGGCGGCGGGGATCATCATGCTGGCGGGGCCGGGCACCCGGCCGCCGGAATGGTAGACCCCGGCCGAAATCGAGCCGCCGCCGATGCCCCCACCTATCCCACCCAGCACGCCGCCCAGCGCCGAGGCGAGGGGGCCGAAGACGAAGCGGCGGAAGGCGATCTTCGCCAGATCGGCGATGATCGAGGTCGCGAGGCTCGAGAAGTCGAGCTTCCCTGTCCGGACGAATTCCGCGACGGCCTCTTCCCCGGCGCGGAAAGCCGAGGTGATCGCCTCGCCCACGTTGGCGCCCCAGTTCGCGGCCTCGGCGGCGTAGGTCGACAACGCCTCGCTGACCGCCGCCCAGCCGGTCGCGGCCACGTCGGCCGCGGCGGCGACTTCCTCGGCTGTCTGCAACGGGCCCCCGCCGCCGCCCGCGCCGCCTTCGGCCGGATCGTCGGGCGTGACCGAGATTTGCAAAGCCCGATCACGGACATCGTTGAAGTATTCCGACAGGGGCGAGCCCGAGACGATGCCGCGGATTTGGGCGGCCAGCGCCGCGCGGCGTTCGGCATCGCGGGCAGCATAGGGGTTCGCCACGCTGTCGATGCGGAAGGTGGCTGGGTCCAGTGTCGAGAGAGCCGGGTCCAGGCCAACCGCTTCCAGCGCCGCGCTCGCCGCCTCGGCCAGGGCGTTGATCCCTGCGAGCGCCTTCTCGATCATCCAGTTCACGGCATCGATCACGGCGTTCGCGGCGCCAACCGCGAGGGCTCCGACGGCATCCGGCACACCCTGGAAGGCATAGGTGGCGCCTGCGGCCGCGACCTTGAAGGCGTTGATGACGAGGTCGCCCATCCAGATGACGCCATCGACGATCCGCTCCCAGGCCCAATCTGCCCAGGCGACGGCATTGTCCCACCAACCGCGGATCGTATCGAAGACCGGCTTGCCGATCTGGTAGACGTTCTCGGCAAAGACCTGCCAGGCGGCCCGCGCCACGTCGGTGAAGCTCACCTGCGCGCCGGTGGTCTCGTTGATCTC
This DNA window, taken from Rhodobacter capsulatus SB 1003, encodes the following:
- a CDS encoding C40 family peptidase — encoded protein: MAETRAPADPARVVAIATSWLGTPYLHQASARGLGTDCLGLARGIWRDLRGAEPIAPPPYTRDWGESSGREVMWEAARAFLIEIPVGAAEPGALLLFRMVANGPAKHCGILVPGPASQLTLIHARETTGVTREPFTLPWRRRAVAAFIFPG
- a CDS encoding DUF2460 domain-containing protein, producing the protein MAFHEIRFPDSISRGAKGGPERRTRIVELASGDEERNASWANSRRRYDVSYGVRRADDLAAVVAFFEARNGRLHAFRFKDWSDYKSCLPSAAPSSTDQIVGTGNGSATAFQLVKTYTSGAQSWARAIIKPVAGTVTVSLNGVAQGSGWSVNSTTGIVAFTVPPTTGAVIRAGFEFDVPVRFDTDELPVTLDIERTGSIPSIPLIEVRR
- a CDS encoding DUF2793 domain-containing protein, yielding MADTPNIRLTYLEANQAQKHITVNEALRALDALVQPAVESTGLNAPPGSPVDGARYIVGAAPTGAWAGQAFAIAAWQDGAWAFYPPAEGWSVWDRATDAALNFLGGAWVRQAALPFPDNLFRLADDADPTRLAAFDLSGLLTGTTRTFTLPNLSATLAHLGNAAQTFTGATTFSNAAVTIGTATTTATYGLGTGGTTTGVTKTVNLGTGGAAGSTTVVNLGSTTAGALGSTIINSPTVTFAASVTAISAAAANISALGLGLGGASPDASNRLSVNAAATLLNNAGGSHEATINKAAAANDATLALKTGFSARALFGLLGSDDVTLKVSPNGSAFFDAFVIDRATGRAEFPAPIVIPGLSAMPASPPAGKLALYGRQRAGAPWLEVVRPSGRDFPLQPHMGLNRIGAWAPVSATTIAAQGIALTSVGTISHPALAAGTLLSSSRRWRVTSAAVVDSVCDQRSAVTACWRGNAAGLGGFTLVARISLTTLQATGMGFFGVLASVAALAVTTALSALVEAIGIGFQRGTHTNWQLVSNDATGAPTLVDLGAGFPVATAGLITLTIWCPAAGTSIWLRAVNELTGAVFEQEVTTDLPQAATFLAPRLFLNNGATAAAVAFECTGLYLETDF
- a CDS encoding Nal1-like putative serine protease, producing MNDLEELQGLRPNSAKELAEKILGWAKHRNLFDKVPLEDGIEEEDANFQVGPNQFHAQATEEVLRKRSINLVGFSEGEKKVVVFTHNKISKGDEKVLPFAFGDYKVVYIQGGIAHVKGSPPPPQQPQPFTHRNGRYACGSSIFPAHCIGAGTLGLIVRDAAGRLFGMTNNHVAGACNHAMPGLPILAPGPVDATHDACDPFTIGRHSRLLPINDGIPENINIDDNCDVSLFELSDPARVSSFQGNAYDTPAISGMPVPGTRVRKYGRTTGLTSGMIVAQAASAIPVSYNVNEYGVRKNVWFNNIFVVAGDNGLPFSRPGDSGSLVVSDDGAGNLVAVGLVFAGNEQRNQSFILPLPDVLQKLAVDIVTGHHA
- a CDS encoding peptidoglycan recognition protein family protein; protein product: MNDQIDALKALQMALARLGYYTGAIDGLFGPRTDAALKAVSAEGGAIRNLKPPVATAAPGPMIFQGSARYPVDEIVIHCAATHPDWMRGQPLTAKRKEIDRWHREERGWRKIGYHHLIDRDGAILPGRAETEIGAGVEGHNRGVIHICLIGGAGSAATDPFERNFTAAQDRALRGLIDAIRAETAITRITGHNDHAAKACPGFVVRNWINRA
- a CDS encoding DUF2163 domain-containing protein; its protein translation is MKTLPAGFQAHLDEGTTTLAWCWRLQRRDGAVFGFTDHDRVLAFAGTNFEPETGFAASEIRSLGDLSVDAQDVQGALRSDRITETDIADGLWDNAAVEVWLVNWQAVSQRVLMRRGSIGEIRRGRYAFTAEVRALAHLLNQPVGRTFQYFCDATLGDARCGVNLTGPLYRGTGSVTATIGDRRLTVATGLGAFASGWFDFGVVEWTSGANAGRRTEVASHTLASGTATITLMEAPVRPIAPGDAFAITAGCDKRHATCRDRFGNALNFRGFPSIPGDDLVTRYPNETDANSGAPLRPLADG
- a CDS encoding baseplate multidomain protein megatron codes for the protein MATMLLAAAGSAIGSAFGGAFLGFSAATIGGAIGSFAGSVIDSLIIGSLAPDQRIEGAKLDDLRLTSATEGAVIPRLYGTMRLGGNIIWATDFREEQFRQTQGGGKGGGPKVVTEGSRYYASFAVALCEGPIGGVCRIWADGKPFDVPGAVIRVHLGSEAQMPDPFIEAKEGAGQAPAYRGVAYVMFEDLALETFGNRLPQLSFEVIRPSPDPGAMERLVRAVNLIPSAGEFVYATETVTRTTAAPGLWNSGGGNGTAVPENENSVEGLPDLVASLNRLDAALPECEAVSLVVSWFGTDLRAGNCQIKPGVESVTKTTTPMTWQVNGVTRAGAHVVSTVEGGPAYGGTPTDAAVVQAIQELKARGKRVTFYPFILMDIPAANTLPNPYSPNGSAPGQPVYPWRGRITCAPAAGFAGTVDKTAAAGTQVAAFFGSATPGQFAVSGTTVSFTGSGSDWGLRRMILHYAHLCAAAGGVDAFLIGTEMRGLSQIRSGAATYPAVTAFVQLAADVSAILGPSTKVSYAADWSEYFGHQPADGSTDVFFHLDPLWASANVDFVAIDNYLPLSDWRDGDDHLDALAGWQGPRQTAYLQANIEGGEGFDWFYASSADRLAQIRTPITDGAGKPWVFRPKDLRNWWGQQHFNRPGGVESGGPTAWVPGSKPIRFTEAGAPCVDRGTNQPNVFVDPKSSESLLPHFSRGWPDEFIQRRYAEALVGYWANPANNPSASLYSGRMIETAEIALWTWDARPFPAFPARSDVWSDAENWRLGHWLTGRAGATGLAELVAELCARAGLAQSDLDVTDLSGSVPGFAVNAIESPRASIETLARLFGFDAFEAEGKIRFRMRGQRPVATITLDTLVAASREGEDLELTRAQETELPLALKWRLMARDEEFAGITVEARRITVDTARISAEQLPIASTSGAAERGVRRALFEAWVGREKASFTLPPSRLALDPADVILLDHDNRLIEFALTAITDGTGRRVEARRSDRALYDLAPGSDRGATSGAKAVYGPPLVALMNLPQLSEDFPDWQPYAAAHAAPWYGTAAVWRSATTDGFAVLTTISRPGWFGTLAFPFYAGPTNRFDRGNELWVDMIAGQFASVSDTAVFSGTNWLAIETAPDLWEIVGFATASLQSPGRWRLTRLLRGLLGTEDAIANPAPAGARVVVLDGGVKPLPIGSADYGAPWNWRVGASSKPASDPANLAVTFAPSARGLRPWRPCHARRVNLPGGDIALSWTRRTRAFAGDNWALTEVPLGEAAEGYAIDILNGAVVVRTASGLATPAFTYTAAMQAADFGAPVTGPLALRIAQTGALGRGAILDVTL